The following is a genomic window from Flavobacterium crassostreae.
ACGAAATTCAGAAAAAGAAGAAAAAGCTTTTAAAATAAAATGGATTTACGAATCAATCGGGATAAGTAAACAAGCTTATTATCAAAGAATTGAATCCTATAAAATCAAAGAAATACGCAATAACATTGTGATTGATTTTGTGTTGGAAATACGCGAAAGAATGCCAGGAACAGGAACAAGAAAGCTCTTAGATCACTTACAAGAAAAGTTTGTTCAAAACGACATAAAAATGGGAAGAGATGCGCTATTTGACTTGCTTAGAGTTAGAGGATTATTCATAAAGAGAACCAAACGTTTTCATATCACAACGGACTCTAAACACTATTTTTACAAGTCTCCTAACCTACTCTATAACTTAGCAATAACACACGCTGAACAAGTTTTTGTTGCAGATATAACTTATGTTAAAACCGATGTAGGACATGCTTATTTAGCCTTGGTAACAGATGCCTATTCTAGAAAAATAATGGGCTGGGCATTAGAGAACAATATGCGGGTAGAAATGGTTAAAAACGCACTTAATATGGCTTATAAAAATTGTGTTTTTAACCATAAAAACATCATTCATCATAGCGATAGAGGCATACAATATTGCTGTCCTGACCATAGTGAATTTGCTGAAAATAAAGGTTTTATATTAAGTACAACGCAAAAATATGACCCTTACGAAAATGCAATTGCAGAACGTATTAACGGAATTTTAAAATATGAATTTGGATTAAAAAAAACAATTAAATCGATTCAAATAGCAAAAGCAATGACCAAAGAAGCTGTAGAAATATACAATAACGAAAGGACTCATTGGAGTTTAGACTTAAAAACACCACAATCTGTTCATTTACAATACAATAAACAGAAAAATAAATCTTATAAAAAGACAAAAAAAATTGCTATTTAAACACCGATTTACTACTATTGTAATGCTATGTGAGGATGGAAACGAGCAATGCTGAGGAGCAACTCGAAGAGTGCCAAAACCATAGTCAAAGAAAATGAAGATGGCATTTTCAAAATGACACTTCTTTAATCTTCATTTTTTTTGAAGAAAAAACTAAAAAAACCTAAACCAAAATTGGCAAACCGATTTGGTCATTTTTAACCTAATTTTTAACAAAAAAAAGGTCAACATAGGCTAGGACAAGACAAAAAAACAGAAGAAACAGAAATTATAAATCAACAACTTAACAAATTAATTAACAACAAAAATGAGATTATTAAAATTAACTGTCGGAATCTTTTTAGCATTAACTTTAACAAGTTGCGTAACAACATTACCATTAAATCAACAATTCTATAACACCAAAAAAGTTGGTGTAATTTTACAAGTTGACAGTATCGGAATGGCAAAAGCTGGCGGACAAGGATTATTAGATATGGCTTTGACACCAGGAAATAGATTTACAGAACCTTTAAAAAAAGTTGAACCAAAATTAAAAATGAACGAAACAATTCAAACTGAAATTACAAACATTCTCAAAAGTAAAAACAAAACATTTGAATTTATTACAGAAAAGTTTGATTATTCAACTCTGAATAAATTTGAAAAGCCAAACTCAAATAAAAAGTATAGCAAAAAAGACTTTCGAAACTTTAAATCGAAAAATAATGTTGACGAAATAATGTTCGTGAAAGTGAAATACGGTATATTAGTAAGTTATTACGGAATGATTGAATTGGATAAACAAGGCTATGTAAATATTGGAACTGAAGTTATTGACTTAACTGATAATTCTCTTTTACAACAAGAAACTTTTCAAACTGCTGCAAAAATGAATGGAAATTGGAAAAAAGGTGATGATTATGGAAATCTAACAAATTCAATTCAAGAAGCAATAAATAGTTCAATTACAACATTGAAAACAAAATTCTAAAAAAAACAACGATCTGCCAACAGCGGTTTTGCAAGATTGCGAATTTTGTGGTTTTATCACGTTTTCGTTTCGCAAGAAATTTTATCTTAGCCGAA
Proteins encoded in this region:
- a CDS encoding IS3 family transposase, encoding MVSKRNSEKEEKAFKIKWIYESIGISKQAYYQRIESYKIKEIRNNIVIDFVLEIRERMPGTGTRKLLDHLQEKFVQNDIKMGRDALFDLLRVRGLFIKRTKRFHITTDSKHYFYKSPNLLYNLAITHAEQVFVADITYVKTDVGHAYLALVTDAYSRKIMGWALENNMRVEMVKNALNMAYKNCVFNHKNIIHHSDRGIQYCCPDHSEFAENKGFILSTTQKYDPYENAIAERINGILKYEFGLKKTIKSIQIAKAMTKEAVEIYNNERTHWSLDLKTPQSVHLQYNKQKNKSYKKTKKIAI